The following are encoded together in the Nocardia sp. XZ_19_385 genome:
- a CDS encoding pentapeptide repeat-containing protein: MRWGTLGERVRRAALFFAVSTVVLLGLAIGGLTWWLLRLGLGVEAERPNQVQLTAIALAVLAGIGGAVAVTVAYRRQRDLERGRFAELIGGAVRQLGDEDPAVRIAGVYAVAVIADECATPRRRQQCVDVLCGYLRLPYEPGDGSNHLVSRAESLEEAGSRVERVYHIRRDDREVRRTIVRVLAEHLRRAPQDSWSRRYADISWSQCDFDFTGAVFDDADFQGVEFAGRWTLFAGARFVGDLRTDFERARFTGRHVTFHGAVFGEAPVVFDRAEFRGEQTSFDEAIFKSPYTSFDDVLCAGARTGFTGARFVGDETSFRAAKFGAELTSFEGATLDGERVSFAHAVFSGVRAAFSGAHFCAAGVEFDEARFGGQSLRRNKATREIDFAKAQFHGGATFARTVIGGRNADFTACDFFGDVSFVNARFAAGQIQFDNPTAWVGVRFDWDENPTRKPSSVKPNPWPPALEVGPAPEA; the protein is encoded by the coding sequence ATGCGATGGGGGACGTTGGGCGAGCGGGTGCGGCGCGCGGCACTATTCTTCGCGGTATCCACCGTCGTGCTGCTCGGGCTCGCCATCGGCGGGCTGACCTGGTGGCTGCTGCGGCTCGGCTTAGGGGTGGAGGCAGAGCGGCCGAATCAGGTGCAGCTCACCGCGATCGCGCTGGCGGTACTCGCGGGAATCGGCGGTGCGGTCGCGGTGACCGTCGCCTACCGGAGGCAACGCGACCTGGAGCGCGGGCGTTTCGCCGAACTGATCGGCGGTGCGGTGCGGCAGCTGGGCGATGAGGATCCGGCGGTGCGGATCGCCGGGGTGTACGCCGTCGCCGTCATCGCCGACGAATGCGCCACGCCGCGCCGGCGGCAGCAGTGCGTCGACGTGCTGTGCGGCTACCTCCGGCTCCCGTACGAACCCGGCGACGGCTCGAATCACCTTGTCTCGCGGGCGGAATCGCTGGAGGAAGCCGGCAGCCGGGTGGAGCGGGTCTACCACATCCGCCGCGACGACCGCGAAGTCCGGCGCACCATCGTCCGGGTTCTCGCCGAACATTTGCGGCGCGCCCCGCAGGATTCCTGGTCCCGGCGCTACGCCGACATCTCCTGGTCGCAGTGCGACTTCGACTTCACCGGAGCGGTATTCGACGACGCCGACTTCCAGGGCGTCGAATTCGCGGGCCGGTGGACCCTTTTCGCCGGAGCGCGATTCGTCGGCGATCTGCGCACCGATTTCGAGCGCGCCCGGTTCACCGGGCGGCACGTCACCTTCCATGGCGCGGTCTTCGGCGAGGCGCCGGTGGTATTCGACAGAGCCGAGTTCCGAGGCGAGCAAACCAGTTTCGACGAGGCGATCTTCAAATCGCCGTACACCTCGTTCGACGACGTGCTGTGCGCCGGCGCCCGAACCGGCTTCACCGGCGCCCGATTCGTCGGCGACGAGACGTCGTTCCGGGCGGCCAAGTTCGGCGCGGAATTGACCTCGTTCGAAGGTGCCACCTTGGATGGTGAGCGCGTCTCGTTCGCGCACGCGGTCTTCAGCGGAGTGCGTGCTGCCTTCAGTGGCGCCCACTTCTGCGCTGCCGGTGTCGAATTCGACGAGGCGCGCTTCGGTGGGCAGAGCCTGCGGCGCAACAAAGCCACCCGCGAAATCGACTTCGCCAAGGCGCAATTCCACGGCGGCGCCACCTTCGCGCGCACCGTCATCGGTGGCCGCAACGCCGATTTCACCGCCTGTGACTTCTTCGGCGATGTGTCCTTCGTCAACGCCCGGTTCGCGGCCGGGCAGATCCAGTTCGACAACCCGACAGCCTGGGTGGGTGTGCGCTTCGACTGGGATGAAAACCCCACGCGCAAACCGAGTTCGGTGAAACCGAATCCGTGGCCTCCGGCGCTGGAAGTCGGGCCGGCGCCGGAGGCTTGA
- a CDS encoding VOC family protein: protein MSVQFNHTIVGCRDKQVSAEFWSDILGLEIGKEAGPFIPLTTENGVTFDLANVPPFIEEIPPQHYAFLISEAEFDVAYAKIQRYKLDHWADPQKHGVNEINHHDGGRGVYFEDPSGHYLELITVPYGGWPA from the coding sequence TTGTCAGTTCAGTTCAATCACACCATTGTCGGTTGTCGCGACAAGCAGGTGTCCGCCGAATTCTGGTCGGACATCCTGGGATTGGAAATCGGAAAGGAAGCGGGACCCTTCATCCCGTTGACCACCGAGAACGGTGTCACCTTCGATCTGGCGAATGTTCCGCCGTTCATCGAGGAAATCCCGCCCCAGCACTACGCCTTCCTGATCTCGGAAGCCGAATTCGATGTGGCCTACGCCAAAATCCAGCGCTACAAGCTGGACCACTGGGCGGATCCGCAGAAGCACGGCGTCAACGAGATCAATCACCACGACGGTGGGCGCGGTGTCTATTTCGAGGACCCGAGCGGTCACTATCTGGAGCTGATCACCGTCCCGTACGGCGGTTGGCCGGCCTGA
- a CDS encoding metal-dependent transcriptional regulator produces the protein MTSVAQDYLKVIWTAQEWSQEKVSTKLLAERIGVSASTVSEAVRKLADQGLVEHARYGSITLTEHGRRAAVAMVRRHRLIETFLVNELGYGWDEVHDEAEVLEHAVSELLMARIDAKLGYPDRDPHGDPIPSVDGAVPTPPARQLSDFAAGESGRVARISDSDPDMLRYFDSVGIALDTAITVVERRDFAGTIALRLGTAETPIDLGRPAAEAIWLTA, from the coding sequence CTGACCTCTGTCGCGCAGGACTACCTCAAGGTGATCTGGACCGCGCAGGAGTGGTCGCAGGAGAAGGTGTCGACGAAGCTGCTCGCCGAACGCATCGGGGTGTCCGCGTCCACCGTCTCCGAAGCCGTCCGCAAACTCGCCGACCAGGGCTTGGTCGAGCACGCACGCTACGGCTCGATCACCTTGACCGAGCACGGGCGGCGCGCCGCGGTCGCGATGGTGCGCCGGCACCGGCTGATCGAAACGTTCCTCGTCAACGAGCTCGGGTACGGGTGGGACGAGGTGCACGACGAGGCCGAGGTGCTCGAACACGCGGTGTCGGAGCTGCTGATGGCGCGCATCGACGCGAAACTCGGCTACCCCGACCGGGATCCGCACGGCGACCCGATCCCGTCGGTCGACGGTGCCGTCCCGACCCCGCCCGCGCGTCAGCTCAGCGACTTCGCGGCGGGCGAATCCGGCCGCGTCGCAAGGATTTCCGACTCCGACCCGGACATGCTCCGCTACTTCGACTCCGTCGGCATCGCCCTCGACACGGCCATCACCGTCGTCGAACGCCGCGACTTCGCCGGCACCATCGCTCTCCGCCTCGGTACCGCCGAAACCCCCATCGACCTCGGCCGCCCTGCCGCCGAAGCCATCTGGCTCACCGCTTGA
- a CDS encoding polyribonucleotide nucleotidyltransferase: protein MTETTERKSSAVEVEPGVFESVALIDNGSYGTRTIRFETGRLARQAAGAVVAYLDDETMLLSATTAGKHPKEQFDFFPLTVDVEERMYAAGRIPGSFFRREGRPSTDAILTCRLIDRPLRPSFVDGLRNEIQVVVTVLSLDPQDLYDVVAINAASASTQISGLPFSGPIGGVRVALIEGQWVAFPTVEQLEGAVFDMVVAGRVVDSGDVAIMMVEAEATTKVIELIDGGAQAPTEAVVAEGLEAAKPFIARLCRAQADLAELAAKPIGEFPLFPPYAADVFEAVEGTAKRELNEAMSIADKQERETKIDEIKLDVLSRLGDDFAGREKELGAAFRSVTKKLVRQRILTDSFRIDGRGLADIRALSAEVAVIPRAHGSALFERGETQIMGVTTLDMVKMAQQVDSLGPETSKRYMHHYNFPPYSTGETGRVGSPKRREIGHGALAERALMPVLPSQEEFPYAIRQVSEALSSNGSTSMGSVCASTLSLLNAGVPLKAPVAGIAMGLVSDTIKNDKGEDEVRYVALTDILGAEDAFGDMDFKVAGTREFVTALQLDTKLDGIPSKVLAGALSQAHDARTTILDVMAEAITTPDEMSQYAPRVTAIKIPVDKIGEVIGPKGKVINQITEETGANISIEDDGTVYVGATNGPAAQAAIDMINAIANPQLPKVGERFLGTVVKTTAFGAFVSLLPGRDGLVHISKLGNGKRVAKVEDVVNVGDKLRVEIADIDNRGKISLVPVEEATEEPAADEAVDAAAAAE, encoded by the coding sequence ATGACCGAAACAACTGAACGCAAGTCCTCGGCCGTAGAGGTCGAGCCCGGTGTGTTCGAATCCGTCGCGCTGATCGACAACGGCAGCTACGGCACCCGCACCATCCGCTTCGAGACCGGCCGGCTGGCCCGTCAGGCCGCCGGCGCCGTCGTGGCCTACCTGGACGACGAGACCATGCTGCTGTCCGCGACCACCGCGGGCAAGCACCCCAAAGAGCAGTTCGACTTCTTCCCGCTGACGGTCGACGTCGAAGAGCGCATGTACGCCGCGGGCCGCATCCCCGGCTCGTTCTTCCGTCGCGAGGGCCGCCCCTCCACCGACGCGATCCTGACCTGCCGCCTGATCGACCGTCCGCTGCGCCCGTCCTTCGTCGACGGCCTGCGCAACGAGATCCAGGTCGTGGTCACCGTGCTGTCGCTGGATCCGCAGGATCTCTACGACGTGGTGGCCATCAACGCCGCGTCCGCGTCCACCCAGATCTCGGGCCTGCCGTTCTCCGGCCCCATCGGCGGCGTGCGCGTCGCCCTGATCGAGGGCCAGTGGGTCGCGTTCCCGACCGTCGAGCAGCTCGAGGGCGCCGTGTTCGACATGGTCGTCGCGGGCCGCGTGGTCGACTCCGGTGACGTCGCGATCATGATGGTCGAGGCCGAGGCCACCACCAAGGTGATCGAGCTGATCGACGGTGGCGCGCAGGCCCCGACCGAGGCCGTCGTCGCCGAGGGCCTCGAGGCCGCCAAGCCGTTCATCGCCCGGCTGTGCCGCGCGCAGGCCGACCTCGCCGAGCTGGCCGCCAAGCCGATCGGTGAGTTCCCGCTGTTCCCGCCGTACGCGGCCGACGTCTTCGAGGCCGTCGAAGGCACCGCCAAGCGTGAGCTGAACGAGGCGATGAGCATCGCCGACAAGCAGGAGCGCGAAACCAAGATCGACGAGATCAAGCTGGACGTGCTCAGCCGTCTCGGCGACGACTTCGCCGGTCGCGAGAAGGAGCTGGGCGCCGCGTTCCGCTCGGTCACCAAGAAGCTGGTGCGCCAGCGCATCCTGACCGACAGCTTCCGCATCGACGGCCGTGGCCTGGCCGACATCCGCGCGCTGTCCGCCGAGGTCGCCGTGATCCCGCGGGCCCACGGTTCGGCCCTGTTCGAGCGTGGCGAGACCCAGATCATGGGCGTCACCACCCTGGACATGGTCAAGATGGCGCAGCAGGTCGACTCGCTCGGCCCGGAGACCTCCAAGCGCTACATGCACCACTACAACTTCCCGCCGTACTCCACCGGTGAGACCGGCCGCGTCGGTTCGCCGAAGCGTCGCGAGATCGGCCACGGCGCCCTCGCCGAGCGCGCCCTGATGCCGGTGCTGCCGTCGCAGGAGGAGTTCCCGTACGCCATCCGTCAGGTCTCGGAAGCGTTGTCCTCCAACGGTTCCACCTCGATGGGCTCGGTCTGCGCCTCCACCCTGTCGCTGCTGAACGCCGGTGTGCCGCTGAAGGCCCCCGTCGCCGGTATCGCCATGGGCCTGGTGTCGGACACCATCAAGAACGACAAGGGTGAGGACGAAGTCCGCTACGTCGCCCTGACCGACATCCTCGGCGCCGAAGATGCCTTCGGCGACATGGACTTCAAGGTCGCCGGCACCCGCGAGTTCGTCACCGCGCTGCAGCTGGACACCAAGCTCGACGGCATCCCCTCGAAGGTGCTGGCCGGTGCGCTGAGCCAGGCGCACGACGCCCGCACCACCATCCTGGACGTGATGGCCGAGGCCATCACCACCCCGGACGAGATGAGCCAGTACGCGCCGCGCGTCACCGCGATCAAGATCCCGGTCGACAAGATCGGCGAGGTGATCGGGCCCAAGGGCAAGGTGATCAACCAGATCACCGAGGAGACCGGCGCCAACATCTCGATCGAAGATGACGGCACGGTCTACGTCGGTGCGACCAACGGCCCCGCGGCGCAGGCGGCGATCGACATGATCAACGCCATCGCGAACCCGCAGCTGCCGAAGGTCGGCGAGCGCTTCCTGGGCACGGTCGTCAAGACCACCGCCTTCGGCGCGTTCGTCTCGCTGCTGCCCGGCCGCGACGGTCTGGTGCACATCTCCAAGCTGGGCAACGGCAAGCGCGTCGCCAAGGTCGAGGACGTGGTGAACGTCGGCGACAAGCTGCGCGTGGAGATCGCCGACATCGACAACCGCGGCAAGATCTCGCTGGTTCCCGTCGAGGAAGCCACCGAAGAGCCGGCCGCGGACGAAGCCGTTGATGCGGCGGCGGCAGCAGAGTAG
- a CDS encoding MFS transporter, with product MAGTAVVSADEQTAQRWAYPLVLAASGVALGVSGVPAPLYGLYETQWHLSPLTTTLVFAVYAFAALGAVLVSGRISDVVGRKPVLLAAFATMIAGLVVFMLADSVPMLLLARALHGLAVGATVVAGAAALLDLRPHRGARSGQLSGVAFNVGMAVAILGSALLAQYAPYPLRTPYVVITVVCLIIGVGVLALKEPHGARVAGRIRIAKPAVPQEISADFWFSAIGVMAAWSVLGVLLSLYPSLAAQQTGIHNLVFGGAVVASTALSGATSQLLATGIPARRAAIIGDTGMAVALLLTVPALATHNWVVVLVAGVALGVTFGLGFGGSLRHLSNVVPHHKRGETMSAYYLLAYSAMALPTILAGWAATTWGLSTVFPWFVGVVAVACLIAAGLGLRGARHADQSA from the coding sequence ATGGCAGGGACAGCGGTAGTGTCCGCCGACGAGCAGACCGCACAGCGCTGGGCTTACCCGCTGGTGCTGGCGGCCAGCGGTGTGGCGCTGGGGGTGTCCGGTGTACCGGCTCCGCTGTACGGCCTCTACGAAACGCAATGGCATCTGTCGCCGCTGACCACGACCTTGGTGTTCGCCGTATACGCCTTCGCCGCGCTCGGGGCGGTGCTGGTGTCGGGCCGGATCTCCGACGTCGTCGGCCGGAAACCGGTGCTGTTGGCCGCATTCGCCACCATGATCGCCGGTCTCGTGGTCTTCATGCTGGCCGACTCGGTGCCGATGTTGTTGCTGGCCAGAGCTTTACACGGGCTGGCGGTCGGGGCGACCGTGGTGGCCGGCGCGGCGGCGCTGCTGGATCTGCGCCCGCATCGAGGCGCTCGCTCCGGGCAGCTCAGCGGCGTGGCCTTCAATGTCGGTATGGCAGTGGCGATTCTGGGTTCGGCGCTGCTCGCGCAGTACGCGCCGTATCCGTTGCGCACGCCGTATGTGGTGATCACCGTGGTCTGCTTGATCATCGGCGTCGGTGTGCTGGCGCTGAAAGAGCCGCACGGGGCCCGGGTCGCCGGACGCATTCGGATCGCGAAACCGGCTGTGCCGCAAGAGATCAGCGCCGACTTCTGGTTCTCCGCGATCGGTGTGATGGCGGCCTGGTCGGTGCTCGGCGTGCTGCTGTCGTTGTACCCGTCGCTGGCCGCGCAGCAGACCGGCATCCACAACCTGGTCTTCGGCGGTGCCGTGGTCGCCTCGACCGCTCTGTCCGGCGCGACCAGCCAGTTGCTCGCGACCGGAATTCCGGCCCGCCGCGCCGCGATCATCGGCGATACCGGCATGGCGGTGGCGCTGCTGCTGACCGTGCCCGCGCTGGCCACCCACAACTGGGTCGTAGTGCTGGTGGCGGGCGTCGCGCTCGGAGTGACCTTCGGGCTCGGGTTCGGCGGATCGCTGCGGCACCTGTCTAACGTGGTGCCGCACCACAAGCGCGGTGAGACGATGTCGGCGTACTACCTGCTGGCCTACTCGGCGATGGCGTTGCCGACCATCCTCGCCGGCTGGGCCGCGACGACCTGGGGTCTGAGCACGGTGTTCCCCTGGTTCGTCGGCGTGGTCGCGGTGGCCTGCCTGATCGCCGCGGGCCTGGGTCTGCGCGGCGCCCGGCATGCCGACCAGTCGGCCTGA
- a CDS encoding alcohol dehydrogenase catalytic domain-containing protein — MKIRGAVLERIAAPVPFAESAPITVCELDLAEPGPGELLVRIEAAGLCHSDLSVVDGNRVRPVPMLLGHEAAGRVEAVGPGDGDIAIGQRVVMTFLPRCGECAGCASEGRTPCGPGSLANNAGELLNGGRRLRRDGADVHHHLGVSAFATHAVVDRRSVVPVDDDVPPEVAAVLGCAVLTGGGALLNSAKPGPGDRIMVVGLGGVGMAAVLVAVALGREVIAVDTVAEKLTLATKLGAAAAYTPGNLTEKSIQAEIVIEAAGNIRAFETAVAATAPGGTTVTVGLPAPDARASISPLALVAQGRTIVGSYLGSAIPARDIPEYVHMWRAGQLPVERLVSAHIGLDQINHAMDELAAGHALRQIIVFD, encoded by the coding sequence ATGAAGATTCGTGGTGCGGTTCTGGAGCGGATCGCGGCCCCTGTGCCTTTCGCCGAGTCGGCGCCGATCACCGTCTGCGAGCTCGATCTCGCCGAGCCCGGGCCCGGTGAGCTGCTGGTTCGCATCGAGGCGGCCGGGTTGTGCCATTCGGATCTGTCGGTGGTGGACGGCAACCGGGTGCGGCCGGTGCCGATGCTGCTCGGCCACGAGGCCGCGGGCCGGGTCGAGGCGGTCGGTCCCGGCGACGGCGACATCGCGATCGGCCAGCGCGTCGTGATGACGTTTCTGCCGCGCTGCGGGGAGTGCGCCGGGTGCGCCAGCGAGGGCCGGACCCCGTGCGGGCCGGGCAGTCTCGCCAACAATGCCGGTGAACTCCTGAACGGTGGACGCCGCTTGCGCCGCGACGGCGCGGACGTGCACCACCACCTGGGTGTCTCCGCCTTCGCCACGCACGCGGTGGTCGACCGGCGTTCGGTGGTGCCGGTCGACGACGACGTGCCGCCGGAAGTCGCCGCAGTGCTCGGCTGCGCGGTCCTCACCGGCGGTGGCGCACTGCTGAATTCGGCGAAGCCGGGCCCCGGTGACCGCATCATGGTCGTCGGTCTCGGCGGCGTCGGCATGGCCGCGGTTCTGGTCGCCGTCGCCCTCGGGCGTGAGGTCATCGCCGTCGACACTGTCGCCGAAAAGCTCACCCTCGCAACCAAACTCGGTGCCGCGGCGGCCTACACCCCGGGTAATCTCACGGAGAAGTCCATCCAAGCCGAGATCGTGATCGAAGCCGCGGGCAACATCCGCGCCTTCGAAACCGCTGTCGCCGCAACCGCTCCCGGCGGCACCACCGTCACCGTCGGCCTCCCCGCCCCCGACGCCCGCGCCAGCATCTCCCCGCTCGCCCTGGTCGCCCAGGGCCGCACCATCGTCGGCAGCTACCTCGGGTCCGCCATCCCCGCCCGCGACATCCCCGAATATGTCCACATGTGGCGCGCGGGCCAACTTCCCGTCGAACGCCTCGTCTCCGCCCACATCGGCCTGGATCAAATCAACCACGCCATGGACGAGCTCGCCGCCGGCCACGCCCTCCGCCAGATCATCGTCTTCGACTGA
- a CDS encoding bifunctional riboflavin kinase/FAD synthetase: MQRWRSLDEVPADWGRCVLTIGVFDGVHRGHAQLISRAVKSAAARGVPAVLMTFDPHPMEVVRPGSHPAQLSTLTRRAELAEELGVDVFCVIPFTPEFMQLTPEAYVHDLLVERLHVAEVVVGDNFTFGKKAAGTVDTMRELGEQFGFEVDGVKLVGEHAVTFSSTYIRACLEAGDMAAAAEALGRPHRIEGEVVHGEGRGKDLGFPTANLAPTPYAAIPADGVYAGWFTVLDPDGPAIGPAAPGVPAMAAISVGTNPQFEGVTRTVEAFVLDGEADLYGRHVAIDFAEHLRGMRKFDSLDELLEAMARDVENARKVLTAVE, translated from the coding sequence GTGCAGAGATGGCGAAGTCTCGACGAGGTGCCCGCGGACTGGGGCCGCTGCGTACTCACGATCGGCGTGTTCGACGGCGTGCATCGCGGCCACGCCCAGTTGATCAGCCGCGCTGTGAAGTCCGCGGCCGCGCGTGGTGTCCCGGCGGTGTTGATGACCTTCGATCCGCACCCCATGGAGGTGGTGCGGCCCGGTTCACATCCGGCGCAGCTGAGCACGCTGACCCGCCGCGCGGAACTGGCCGAGGAACTCGGCGTCGACGTCTTCTGCGTCATCCCGTTCACGCCCGAATTCATGCAGCTGACCCCCGAGGCCTACGTGCACGATCTGCTGGTCGAGCGCCTACACGTGGCCGAGGTCGTGGTCGGCGACAACTTCACCTTCGGCAAGAAGGCCGCGGGCACCGTCGACACCATGCGTGAGCTGGGGGAGCAGTTCGGTTTCGAAGTCGATGGCGTGAAGCTGGTCGGGGAGCACGCGGTCACCTTCTCCTCTACCTATATTCGCGCCTGCCTCGAGGCCGGCGATATGGCCGCCGCCGCGGAGGCGCTGGGCCGCCCGCACCGGATCGAGGGCGAGGTCGTGCACGGCGAGGGCCGCGGCAAGGACCTGGGATTCCCCACCGCGAATCTGGCCCCGACGCCGTACGCCGCGATCCCCGCCGACGGGGTGTACGCGGGCTGGTTCACCGTGCTGGATCCCGACGGCCCGGCGATCGGCCCGGCCGCACCGGGTGTGCCGGCGATGGCCGCGATCTCGGTGGGGACGAATCCGCAATTCGAGGGGGTCACCCGCACCGTGGAGGCCTTCGTGCTCGATGGCGAGGCCGATCTCTACGGCCGGCACGTCGCGATAGATTTCGCCGAGCACCTGCGCGGCATGCGCAAATTCGATTCCCTCGACGAACTGCTCGAAGCCATGGCCCGGGATGTGGAGAACGCCCGCAAGGTCCTGACGGCCGTCGAATAG
- the rpsO gene encoding 30S ribosomal protein S15 — protein sequence MALTTEQKTAILKEYGLHEKDTGSPEAQIALLSKRISDLTEHLKQHKHDHHTRHGLLALIGRRRRLSKYLAAKDINRYRSLIERLGLRR from the coding sequence ATGGCTCTGACCACTGAGCAGAAGACCGCCATCCTCAAGGAATACGGCCTGCACGAGAAGGACACCGGTTCCCCGGAGGCGCAGATCGCGCTGCTGTCCAAGCGGATCTCGGATCTCACCGAGCACCTGAAGCAGCACAAGCACGATCACCACACCCGCCACGGCCTGCTGGCCCTGATCGGTCGTCGTCGTCGCCTGTCGAAGTACCTGGCGGCCAAGGACATCAACCGGTACCGCTCGCTGATCGAGCGCCTCGGCCTGCGTCGCTAG
- a CDS encoding EF-hand domain-containing protein: MSGQPDSFDLWDRDRDGLVSVEDIIIGIRAQGIEVDDESVERMVAAADTDGDFLVSRAEFDAALVAGKIEVTDADAAFQVFDVNQDGKISVEELEQLIRQVGQGMIDGPADVLLDAADADGDGYLSPPEFRALLDFLSR; this comes from the coding sequence ATGAGTGGACAGCCGGATTCGTTCGATCTGTGGGACCGGGACCGCGACGGACTGGTATCCGTCGAGGACATCATCATCGGGATCCGTGCCCAGGGCATCGAGGTCGACGACGAGTCGGTCGAGCGCATGGTCGCCGCCGCCGACACCGACGGCGATTTCCTGGTCTCCCGTGCCGAATTCGACGCCGCCCTGGTCGCGGGCAAGATCGAGGTCACCGACGCGGACGCCGCCTTCCAGGTCTTCGACGTCAACCAGGACGGCAAGATCTCCGTCGAGGAACTCGAACAACTCATCCGCCAAGTCGGCCAGGGCATGATCGACGGCCCCGCCGACGTCCTCCTCGACGCCGCCGACGCGGACGGCGACGGCTACCTCTCGCCTCCGGAATTCCGCGCCCTCCTCGACTTCCTCTCCCGCTGA
- a CDS encoding pitrilysin family protein yields MRATDESLSHSVDSGVRRTVLPGGLRVVTEHVPGVRSASIGVWVGVGSRDEGPTVAGAAHFLEHLLFKATPTRSALDIAQAMDAVGGELNAFTAKEQTCYYAHVIDEDLPLAVDLVTDVVLNGLCRAADVDLERQVVLEEIAMRDDDPEDMVGDAFLTALFGDHPIGRPVIGSIESIEGMHAAQLRSFHLRRYRPDRMVVAVAGNVEHERTVELVHRAFEHRLDLSAMPAARREGRFRPAGVPELHWSHRDSEQAHLTFGVRAFGRHEGERRWPLSVLNTVVGGGLSSRLFQRIREERGLAYSVYSSVDTFADTGAFSVYIGCQPENLGKVATLARGVLEEVAEHGITDAECARAKGSLRGGLVLGLEDSASRMNRIGRSELSYGNHRSVSETLSRIDAVTTEEVSAVARTLLSRPFAASVAGPYRRTRELPAAVRRLVDA; encoded by the coding sequence CTGAGAGCAACTGACGAATCCCTCTCGCATTCCGTTGATTCCGGTGTGCGTCGTACCGTGCTGCCCGGCGGGCTACGCGTGGTCACCGAGCATGTGCCCGGTGTGCGCTCGGCGTCGATCGGCGTGTGGGTCGGCGTCGGTTCGCGCGACGAAGGCCCGACCGTGGCCGGGGCCGCGCATTTCCTGGAACATCTGCTGTTCAAGGCGACCCCGACGCGGTCGGCGCTGGACATCGCCCAGGCCATGGACGCGGTCGGCGGCGAGCTCAACGCGTTCACCGCGAAAGAGCAGACCTGCTACTACGCCCACGTCATCGACGAGGACCTGCCGCTGGCGGTGGACCTGGTCACCGACGTGGTACTGAACGGCCTGTGCCGGGCCGCCGATGTCGACCTGGAACGTCAGGTGGTGCTCGAGGAAATCGCCATGCGCGACGACGATCCCGAGGACATGGTCGGCGACGCGTTCCTCACCGCGCTGTTCGGCGATCACCCGATCGGGCGGCCGGTGATCGGTTCCATCGAATCGATCGAGGGGATGCACGCCGCGCAACTGCGCTCGTTCCATCTGCGGCGGTATCGCCCGGACCGGATGGTCGTCGCGGTAGCGGGCAATGTCGAGCACGAACGCACCGTCGAACTGGTGCATCGTGCCTTCGAGCACCGGCTCGACCTGTCCGCGATGCCCGCGGCCAGACGCGAAGGCCGATTCCGTCCCGCGGGCGTGCCGGAGCTGCACTGGAGCCACCGCGACAGCGAACAGGCCCACCTCACCTTCGGTGTGCGCGCCTTCGGCCGGCACGAGGGGGAACGGCGCTGGCCGCTGTCGGTCCTCAACACCGTCGTCGGCGGCGGACTGAGTTCTCGTCTGTTCCAGCGCATTCGAGAAGAACGCGGCTTGGCGTACTCGGTGTACTCCAGTGTCGACACTTTCGCCGACACCGGCGCGTTCTCCGTGTACATCGGCTGCCAGCCCGAAAACCTCGGCAAGGTAGCGACGTTGGCGCGCGGCGTGCTGGAAGAGGTCGCCGAACACGGCATCACCGACGCCGAATGCGCCCGCGCCAAGGGTTCGTTGCGCGGCGGCCTGGTCCTCGGCCTGGAGGACTCCGCGTCCCGCATGAACCGCATCGGCCGCAGCGAACTCAGCTACGGCAACCATCGCAGCGTCTCCGAGACGTTGAGCCGGATCGATGCGGTCACCACCGAAGAGGTGTCCGCGGTCGCGCGGACCCTGCTGTCCCGCCCGTTCGCGGCCTCGGTAGCGGGCCCGTATCGCCGTACCAGGGAGCTTCCGGCGGCTGTCCGCCGCCTGGTCGACGCCTGA
- a CDS encoding helix-turn-helix transcriptional regulator — MTEANEPLPPVASLPTVLGALQDPIRLEMVRRLSNAGTAVRCSALYGVINKSTATHHFKILREAGLIERLVIDGQIHQRLRTADVDQALPGLLPAIVTAANQT; from the coding sequence ATGACCGAAGCTAACGAACCGCTACCCCCGGTCGCCTCCCTCCCCACCGTCCTGGGCGCCCTGCAAGACCCCATCCGCCTGGAAATGGTCCGGCGCCTCAGCAACGCCGGCACCGCCGTCCGCTGCAGCGCCCTCTACGGCGTCATCAACAAATCCACCGCCACCCATCACTTCAAAATCCTGCGCGAAGCGGGCCTCATCGAACGCCTCGTCATCGACGGCCAGATCCACCAGCGTCTCCGCACCGCCGACGTCGACCAAGCCCTCCCCGGGCTGCTCCCCGCCATAGTCACCGCGGCGAACCAGACCTGA